Below is a window of Agathobacter rectalis ATCC 33656 DNA.
ATATACTTTGCCATGTAAAAATCCTCCAACCAATTATTCGGTACCTAAATACTACTATTATTATAGCATGATATTTAAGCTATTTCCATAAAATCAGTACTCACAGACTTCGATTTCAAGCATATGTCCTAAAACCTTTAACTCATCTGAACAATCTCCGTAAATCACCACAAAATGAGGCTCCCAACCATCCTTTACACTTTGATTTACAATATCATAGCTATTTTTGTCTGTCCTGACTACAATTGATGTTCCGCAAAACTGCTTAGGCTTGTCGAGAGCACTTCCTGTTGTGACAAAAAATCTAAAGCTTCCATCTGCTTTTTGTCCTACTCTGAACACTGTGACTTTGTCAGCCGCCTTACAGCCAAAGTCCATTACAGGGCCAATCTTTCTGTTCGGATGCACTCCGATTGTTGCACCTGTGTCCTCTCTTGCGATAGAGCATGCAGCTGTTCCGCAATGCCAGAATGTAATTGTATTTTCACTCTCATCAAGAGACACCGGATCTCCGAAAAATACAGCCTGCTCAGATAATTTCATTCCCATATACATAGAGAGTGCTCCATATGTATCAGCCTCGCAGCTTGCAGCAACCCCCATATCATTTAGCATAGCAAGCACGCCACAAACAGGTGTTCCAAACGCGGTAAAGAAATCAGGCCAACATCTTGAAGAAAGTGCTCCAATATTATTTTCATCTACATACTCCTTATAGGCCTTGCACAGTCTCGCAAAATCCTTTCGATTATTGTCAGGAGTCTTGTCAAGACCAACAGTACACTTAGTCATTTTATCGAGATATTCACTGCACTCATCATCAGTATATCCCTTTGCCATATCAATAAGCTCTCTCACCTCAATTGACTCAAGTGTTGCTCCGAATACCTTTTGCATGTCAGCATCCATTGCACGTCCAAATCCAAATCCCTGAGGTGTATGTCCGACTGAGGCAATCCTTAGATTTTTAAGCTCATTTTTAAGCCATGCTGCACGAATACAGGCACTAATTGTTTTCTTTGTCCTCTCCTCCTGTGGAGCTCCAAAGATATATTCAAAGTTACCATCCCTAAACGCAGCCAGTGCATTTCCTGCCGAATATGCTCCCGTCAATGAATTTAATCTCAACCGGCCTCCATCTATAACCGGCTCACGAAGTGTCCAAAGCAATACCGGACACGAAAATCTTTTAAGAACCTCACTCGCATAAGCTGCATTTGCAAAGGTTATATTCTGTAAAATTATCAGGGATGGCTCTATTGTATCAAGAAAATTAGTTAAATCCTGAATTGATAAAAGCATTTTATCCGGTACAATTGCAGCATCCGTTATTGTATTTAATAAGTCTATTGATTTTTCAAATTCCTTCTGTGCGCTCTCCAAATGAAATGTCGGAACCCCGACCGGCACATATGCCACCTGAAATTTTGTCATATATTTTACCTCCAATAAAATTTTCAAAAACTACTTAACCATAAGCAGTATTCCTGATATAAAAAGTAATATGTAGGTGAGCTTCATAAATATTTCCTGGCTCATCCTCTTTACAAGCACTGAGCCTGCTGCCATTCCCGCTATCAAAAACGGAATCGATATGCATTGAGTCATAACAAGCCCTGCATTCCACATTCCCGCGCATATATCCTGAACAAGTATCATCGAATTTAATATAATCCAAACAGTAGAAATAGTTGCTCTAAAGCTTGTCTTTTCCTTTATCTCATTGGATAAATACCCTATCAGAAGCGGTCCGCCTGACACAAACATACCATGAACTATTCCCGCACCAATAAGTAACAGCATTGATTTCCATGATGATTTTTCTTTTGTATCACGCTGCCTTTGCCCATATATGCTGTAAAACCCATGTATTGCAAGAAATATCACAAAAATACCCAGAAACTTGTATAATACTGCATCATATCCTGCAAGTGCGTTCTTTAGAAAAAAGCCGCCAAAGATTCCTATAGCCATGACGATGACTACCTTTTTCAACTGCTTCCAGTCTACATGTTTCCATTGTGTAACAAAGACATACACTCCGGCAAGAATACCAAGTACATTTAATATCGGCTTAGCGACATCATATCCCACCAGAATTAGGCTAGGAGGCATTGCGAGGATGGTCCCCGCAAAGCCTGTAATGCCCTGAATCACATTTGTCAGAAAAATTATTATGTAAAATAAAACAGTGTTCATTTATTTGACTCCATATTTTTCTCTGATTTCTTCAAATATATCAGCAAACTCACTATTTTTTCTGTAGAAGGCAGGTGTATAGCCAAGCTCGGCTGATACTGTTATTTCTCCGCCGTGATACTCTTCGCCTGTCCACAAATGTACCCATTCATCCTGTGGCAGATACACATCCCATTCATGCTTATCCTGCTCATAAACAGGTGCTATCAGCATATCTCTTCCAAAAAGATACTCATACTGTATGTCATAAGCTTTCGCATCAGACTCATAATGCATGAACAAAGGTCTTTGCACCGGATGTCCACTGTCTGCATTCTCTTCAACAAGTGTCTTTGTATACGGTGCAAGCATCGTGTATACATCAACGAGTCTCGCCAGCCGCTCCATGGTATCCTCATCATCGTAATACTGAAAATTGGTATCCGGTCTGTTTCCCTCATGTGTCCTCATAAATGGTGTAAACATCGCCATCTCAGCCCATCTGAGAAACAGCTCCTTTGTACGAGTATTATCAAAAAGCGATGTATAGCCTCCAATATCACTATGCGTGAGCCCACATCCCATCATTCCTGCACTAAGTGCTCCGCAGATAACAGATGCGAGTCCATCATGTATTGTAAAGTCAACAGACTGATCGCCGGCCCACAGCAATGTGCAGTATTTCTGGCTTCCTGCACCTCCGGCACGCATGAAGTAAACCACATCTCCAAGCTTTCCTGACTCTTTTACTGCCTCATAGTTACACTTTGCCCATAGCACCGGCCAGTGATTGTGCTCAATCATAGGTGATTTACCGCTGTATAAGCATATATCATCTGTAGGCAGATACTCTCCAAAGTCTGCCATCCAGCCATCAATGCCTATACCAAGTGTGTATTCTTTAATAATATCCTTAAACCACTCGAATGCCTCCGGATTTGTGAGATCCACAACTCCACAATAAAATTCACCAAAATCCACGAGATAATCACTGCCATCTGCCTTTGTTGCAAAATAGCCTTTTTCCTTGCCTTCCTTATAGAGCTCACCATCATTTACCAGATATGGATTAACATATCCCAAAAATTTTATGCCCTTTGCATTTATCTCTTTAATCTTCTTTGGCAGATCCGGATACATTTCCTTGTGGTATTTCCAGTCCCATTGGAGTCTCTTTCCGAATGATGTCACTCTCTTTCCGCACCAATCCTGGCACCATATGCCAGCTACCTTGATGTTCCTATCAAGGGTCTTATCAAGCAATCCAAATGACCTTTCATTTCCACCCTGAACACCGATTATGAGACCATTGTATACCCAATCCGGGAGCTTTGGCTGTCTTCCAAAATATGTTGTGATTCTCTCAAGCAGTTTGAGATATGTATCAGCACACTCTATGCGGATCTGCTTAGGCACCTCCCATATCTGCAGCTCATGAAAGCTGTCATTTCTGAAATCAAAATCAGCATATGCTGTTGAATCCACATGCAGATAATATTTATTTGTGGAAACAAAGGTTGGCTGTGGATAATTTGTGTTGTAATAGTCTCCTCCAGCTTTATTTTCTACATCCGAACGCCATGTAACGTAAGTTGTCTTATCACGTCCGACACCTGGTTCAGATGTCCAGATAGGAAAATTTCTTCCACGCAGATTAAAGTAAGACATCTGCTCACCGCAGCCATAGCATTTTTCCTCTTTATCCGCGGCTACCCTAAACCAGAATCGGTTAATCCTGTCATCCTTTTGTTCAAAATCAATGGTACACAGATTTTCGTCACATTTAATTTTCGCAATGATATAGCTTTCAAAGCATAGTCTGACTGTATCAGCTGTCTGAATCACATCTGTGAGCTTTAGTGGAAAACGCTCGGTAACATAATCTGTTATCTTGAAGTTACCTCTGTACATATCAACATCTTCCTGTCCTACTCCGACATAAATCATCGGTCTTTCTTTGCTATGCTCCAGAATCCTTTTTTCTCCCACAAAAAGCTGAAATTCATTATCATTTACTTTAATCTGCATTTAATAACCTCCCTAAGCTGTCTTTTTACGCTTGTTCATCTCTTTCACAATCAGAACAATTGTCTCAATCACAAATATTGCTGTTACAATAGCAATTCTTACTACATTTTTGTTCTCTGTTGCAATTCCTGCAGGCGAGAAAATGAAATACTCATATACCAGGAATGAAACAAGCCAGATTGCAAAAGCATTTTTATGCTTCCATGCTGTCATATCATAGCCATCATTTCTTGAAGCACTCTTGTCAAATACCTTTGTATTTGGTGCAATCTTGCTGCATACAAAGATGATTACAAGCATGATAACAAATGAGATAGCGTATATATACATATAATTAATTCCACTAACAGCATTTGTGAATGGTGTATCAATATGTGGGAAGATAAACTTGTAGCATGCGTAAAATGCAATATGGAATATTGTTGCACATATTGCTCCAAGCTTAGAGCCCTTCTTTGAGAACATTCCTACAAGCACCATTGTAATGATAGGAATATTATAAAAACCTGTAAAGCTTCGTCCGAAATCATAAAGTCCTGTGCTAAGCACATCAAGGAATGGTGTAAAGATAATGGCAAATGCTGCAAAGCCCCATCCAATTTTCTTTGCAAGTTTTACTGTAGCTTCCTCTGAGAGATTTGGGTTAAAAATCGGCTTATAAATATCAATCATAAATACGGTACTAGCTGCATTGAGAAATGAATTATAAGTTGAGATAATTGATCCAAACAATGCTGCACAAAACAGTCCTACAACCGGCCATGGCAATGACCTAGCTACAAGTGAAGGATATGCAAAATCCTTGCTTGTAAGACCTGGTACAAGTCTTGCTGCGATTACTCCGGGAATAACAAGAAGTAACGGTACCATCATCTTTAAAAAGCCTGAAAGTAAAACTCCCTTTTGTCCTTCCTTTAAGTTTTCAGCACCAAGTGCTCTCTGAATAAGTACTTGGTTAGTACCCCAGTAAAACAGATTTGCAAGCAGCATACCTGTAAAAATACATGCAAATGGTACAGGATCATTCTTTCCACCAATCGCATTGAGCTTTGCCGGTTCATATGTAATAACATCCTTCACACCGACAATAAATCCACCTCCGCTTAATTTTCCAACAGCTATAAAACCAAATACGACTACAAGCACTGAGCCTAAAACAAGTAAAATTCCATTGATTGTGTCTGATACAGCTACTGCTCTCATACCTCCAAGTACGGCATATAGTGCACCAATAATACCTACAAGCACTATAAGAATTGTAAGTGCCATACCCTCGCTGATTCCAAATACTGTAGCAAAATCAAAAATCTGCTCAAATGCTATAGCGCCTGCGTACAGACATACAGGAATTCCGATTACTAAATATCCAATAAGAAATAGGATAGAAACCATACGGCGTACACCAACGCCATACCTCTCCTCCATAAACTCCGGCAGCGTTGTATATCCTTTTCTAAGATACATCGGCAAAAACACAAAAGCCATAATAATTGTGGCTATAACCGCTGTTGCTTCCCATGCCATGCCTGACATATTAGCTGCATATGACTGTCCCGACAAACCTACCAGATTTTCTGCCGACAGATTCGTAAGCAGCATTGAGCCTGCAATGAAAAAACCTCCAAGTCCATTTCCGGCAAGGAAATAACCCTTTGCCGTTTTCTGGTCATCGCTATTCTTCACTATCTTTCCTGAAATAATTCCAACCAGTGCTGTGAAAAGCACAAATGTCACCAAAGTAAATACTAAATGCTCCATAAAATCCTCCAATTTAATAGAAAAAATATACATCGATTTGTTGAAACTAACTATTCACATTCAATCTCTCACATGATATACTTTTTCTGAAAATTATTTCCCACGCAACCGAAAGTACAGTAATATGTCCAGTATTCAGTCTTTCGGTCACGTGGTTTTTTTAATAATAAAGTTCCTTATTCTCTCCAAGCAATCCAGGATATGCCCCTTGTTTTATCAATGGTTCTCTATCGGGATGTGCTATTACCCACTTATTTCTTTGCAAAAGCAGTCTCTCTTCTCCTATAGCAGTTTCATCTGTCCCTCCATTATTGAGTGGTGTATTGGTTCCCCTTGGAAGAATCACAACATCCTTAAATCCAATATCTGACACCCTGCATGGTGATAGATGAAGTGTCGTCTGGTACATCTCTATTGCTGTACCCTTTTCCACAAAAAATACCTTTGCATCTTCAATACGGTATGTATTGTCTTTTATCTCCCAGGTATGTCCCAGCACCAGCATAAAGTCAGTTACCGCTATATTGATTTCGCTGCCCTTATGGTACTCAAAACCATTGTATGTGGTGTTTCTGCCATTACAGTAGCCTATCTGTATAGGCATCTCTCCATATATACGATTTTTAAAAAACTCTGCTATATGTGTACGTTCAAGCTCTTCTACTGAAGCCACATATATATTTCCTTTCTCAGGAATTACAGTATTTTGTTCCATAAATGAGATAAGTTCGTTGCAATTGATATTTGAAATCACCCTTCCGTAGGTTTCAAAACATGGATCAGTGACACTGTATATAGTCACAGAATTTTTTTCATTCAAATGTTTTAACATATTTCCCCCACTTATCTTTGCATTGCCTTGACAGCCTTTATAGTAGCGCAGAAATCTTCTTTTCCAAAGCCAAGTTCCATTGCCTTGTCATATACCTGCTTTGCAGCGTTTTCTCCTTGAAGCTTTAATCCACTCTCCTTTGCCATATTCATGCAGATATTCACATCCTTGTACATGTTTTCAATCGAAAAGGCAGTGGTGTAATCCTCATTTTTGATTGGCACATTTTTGGAATCCAGATAAAAGTTCTGTCCACCGCCATATGAGATAGCTGTAGTATAGCTTTCTATATCTATTCCATATGCCCTTGCAAGTGTCAGTGTCTCATTTACACCATTTTGAATCTGTGATACAAGCGCGTTATGGCAGATTTTCATGACCAGACCTTTTCCGTTTCCACCCATCCTGATGATATTTTCTCCCATATAGGAAAGAATCGGCATAGCCTTCTCACATGCTTTTTCATCTCCACCGACATATATTCCGAGCTTTCCTGCAATAGCAGCAGGCTTCGATTTCACAACCGGTGCGTCCACAAACTCTGCGCCCGTCTTCTTTACCATTTCAGAAATCTCCACAGAAACAGATGGATCTATCGTGCTCATATCAATACAGAGCTTTGTATCATCAAGTGCCGGTAAAACCTCCTTATAAACAGCCATCGAATGCTCTGACTTTGGAACCATTGATATAATTACGTCTGATTTTTCTGCCAGCTTAAGCGAACTGCTGCAGCCGATTGCACCCTTGCTCTCCAATAGCTCTACCTTCTCCTTTACGAAATCAAATACATATACCTCATCATCATGCTTCTTCACTATATTCTCACTCATGGACTCCCCCATGATTCCGAGTCCTACAAATCCAATTTTCATTGCCTACAAACACCTCCCTGTTTCATCTATTCTGTAACTGTATTATCCCATGCATTCTGGAATGTCTCAAGTCCCTGTCTGGTATATGCATGTTTGATACTGTCCTTGTATACTGCAAGGCCTGTTGTAACGATATCTGCTCCTGCAACCGCACAGTCTACAATCTGCTTAGGTGTACGGATAGCCGCACAGATAATCTGTGTCTTTCCCTTATATCCGTAATTGTCATAGATATCTGAAATAGCCTGAATGTACGCTTTACAATCCTCTCCATTTGCCTCTTTCCAGCCGATGAAAGGTGAAACAAAAAGCGAATTATTCTTTGCCGGCAGAATAGCCTGTGCTGGTGAGAATACGAGTGTCACATTTGTTCTGATTCCCTCTGCCTCGAGTCTTCTTGCTGCCTGAATACCGGCCTCTGTGCACGGAATCTTGATAACAAAGTTGCTGCAGATAGCTGAAATCTTTCTTGCCTCTGCTACCATCTCATCTGCATCATCAAGGTGTGGGTTGATTTCAACGGAAATAGGGAATTTCTCGTATCCCTCGATTCCTTCCGCCTTAACCCAGTCTGCCATCTCACTGATTACAGTAAGGAAAGGCTTTCCGCTTACCATTATGTGGCGTGGATTTGTTGTCACTCCATCAATACCAAATGTATGGTAGGCCTCCTTGATTTCTTCGATTTTTGCACTGTCCAGAAAATACTTCATGATTGCTTCCTCCTTGATAGTTAGTTAAATTTGTTAATTAATTGTTGTAAAAAATATAAGCCGTTATGTTTTTCTCTTGGCTTCTGTTTGTATTATATTACTATAGCATTGACTTTTCAATAGTATATAACGTTGCAAAAGCATTTTCAGCTATTTGTTTAAATTTATTAATCATTTTTTGTGCAATATGCAATAGCCATAAAAAATAAGCAGATAAAACTACTTTTTATTATAAAAAACCACCCGGAACTTTTTTTGCGTTCCGAGCGGTTTTTTAGTTAATCCTGTGATTGTACAGCTCTATCCTTATATGTCAGCTATTATTATCTACTTGCTACAGCTCTTCCTCTACCATGCTCTTCTCTCTGTTGAACGCATCATAGATACATGGAATTACTATAAGCGTAAGGATGGTTCCGTATACGAGACCTCCTATTATTGCGATTGCCATCGGCTTTATCATATCTGAGCCATCTCCGATACCTATCGCTGATGTAAACATTGCAAGTATGGTGGTCATCGCTGTCATCAGTATTGGACGAAGCCTTGTACGGCCTGCGTCTATGATTGCCTCATGCTTGCTCATGCCCTCTCTCCTAGCCTGATTGATGTAATCAATGAGCACGATTCCATTATTTACAATGAGACCTGCCAGCATGATAAAGCCAAGCATTGATATGATTCCGAGCTCATTTCCCGTGATGAAAAGAGCTATAAAGCCTCCTGTAAACGCAAGAGGTATACAGAACATGATAATAAACGGTGAAAGCAATGACTGGAACTGCGCCACCATGATAAGATAGATAAATATCACTGCAAGCACAAGCATAAGTCCAAGCTGACTCATTGACTCATTTATTGTCTCATCCTCGCCCTCCATATCTATTGAATAGCCATCAGGAATACTAAGTTTATTAATTTTTGATTTAATTTTATCGCTTAGTAATGTTACATTATGGTTTTCATCAACCGCACCTGATACTGTAATATATCTTGTCTGAGCATCTCGATGAATGGTACTCAGTGTCTGTTCCTGCGAAATAGTGCAGATATCACTGAGCGGAATCTCCTTTTCACTGCCATCATTATCCTTATAGGTAAATGTAAGGTTTTTGATGTCGTCCACAGTCACATCAGACTGCTCTGCAGATTGTAAGTATACCTCATAGTCCTTTATGTCGGTCGTAATGGTTGTTGCGCTCTTTTGAGATGATATCTCACCGGATACGAGCTGGTATACCTGAGCCACCGTATAGCCATACTTTGCTGCTTTTTCCTTATCCACAGTTATCTTAAGCTCATTGATTGTATCTCCAAGACCGTCATCTATATCTGTCACTCCATTTGTGTCCTTAAGGATATCTGCCACATCACCTGCAAGCTTCTGCAGCTTGTCTATATCATTACCCTTAATCCTGACAGAGAGACCACTTCCGAAAAACTCTGATGAGTCCATAGCCTGCGAAGATGCTGTTACCTTACAGTCCAGATTCTTTGTGAGTTTTTCAATTTCATCTATTACCTTATCCGATGAAACATCCGACTTCTCATCAAGCAATATATACATGCTCACGCTGTCGCTTCCTGAGCTCATCAGGTTCATGGTCGAGCTGCCGCCTGCTGTAGCTCCTATTGTGTCTATGCCCTTTATATCAGATATTTTGTCCATGACCTTATCAGACAGCTCTGTAAGCTGCTTGAAGTCAAGCTTTTCGTCATCCTTTGCCTCTATGGTAAGTGAAATCTGATTTGACTCCATGTCCATATCCATAAATGTCATTCCCCTTGACATGCAAAGTGCGCCACTGCCGACTAAAAGCACTACTGCCGCAATAAATACCACCGGCTTAAATCTAAGACATGTGCCGAGCACATTTCCATACCAGTTCTTAAAACGTTCAAACCATGGATGCTTTATATCCTTCGTCTTTTTGAGCATGCCTGAAGCAATTGCCGGTACAAATGTGAGTGCCACTACAAGAGATGCCATAAGAGTAAACGCTACCGTAAGTGCCAAATCTACAAAGAGCTGTCTCGTGATTCCATCAGTAAAAATGATTGGCGCGTACACACTTACCGTGGTAAGTGTAGAGGCAAAAATGGCTCCTGCCACCTGATTTGCACCCTCAACAGCCGCCTTCTTTACCGAATATCCTTCTCCCCTTAATCTGTAGATATTCTCTATTACTACAATTGAATTATCCACCAGCATTCCTATTCCAAGCACAAGTCCCGACATTGAAATGATATTTAAGGTGATATCCGTAAAATACATAAGCACCACTGCCACAATAACCGATAGTGGTATAGATGCTGCGATAACAAGTGTCGGCTTTATATCCTTTAAGAACAAAAGCAATACGAAAATGGCAAGTATTGCTCCCACTATCATATTCTGCATCACACTTTTTACAACCATGTCGATGTATACGCCCTGGTTCATAAGCACTGTGGCGTGTAATCCGTCATTTTCCTTTTCCAGCGAATCAAGCTTGTCCAAAAGACGGTCTGTGACATCTCCTGTAGAGTAGCCGGTCTGCTTCTCCATGGAGAGTATTATTCCGGGATTACCGTTGACTATCGCATATGTCTCATCCGAGTTGTCAGTCATCTCAACATCTGCCACATCACCGACATGAATAGGAGCTATTCCATCAAGCTTCATATCCATAAGCACTAGATTTGTTAAATCATCAATTGATTTTATCTCATCTCCCACCTGTACTATGTACTGCGTGCCATTTGAATCATTTACATAGCCTGCAGGCATATCAAAGTTCTGTGCGACGAGCAGCTGCGAGAGTGAGTCAATTGTTAAAACTGCATTTAAGTTTGACTTGTCAAGTGCATCATCCTTACTCTTTTCAAGCTCCTTCTTTGAGCTGTCAAGAGATGCCGCTGCTGTTGCAAGCTGTGCCGACTGCTGTCCTATGCTTATCGAGCTTATAGCTGCCTGACTGTTTAGATTATCATAGGCATCTAAAAGTGCTGTCTCTCCTTGTGCTATCTGGTCAAGCCCGCTTTGGCACTGCTCTATACCTGTATTCACCTGAATGAGAGTCTGTGCTATCGCTGACGCTGCCGCAGGCAGATCATCTGCTGTGTTTACGGTGATTCCAAGCGCCGAGAGACCTGAAAACTGTGTTGCAATCTGCTTATTAACCTGCTCAAGCTGCGCTTTGAGTGCTGTGCCCGCTTCACCCGGTGCATTTGCGCCCTCTTTGAGTGACGGAATTGTCTTTGTATATGTATCACTAT
It encodes the following:
- a CDS encoding efflux RND transporter permease subunit, whose protein sequence is MISRYSVKKPFTVLVGVLLVIVLGVVSLGRMTTDLLPDMSFQYALIVTTDMGASPQEVESDVTAPLEAAMATTSNIKNVSSMSYNSYSLVTCEYEQNANMDSVVIEMQQKIDQVKAGWKDGVGTPTIMKINPDMLPIMMTAVDMDGKSKSEITDFVENTLKPAIESTEGVASVTATGELTEQIQVTMNQAKIDALNEKINNAVSKKFDDAKSQMDDASAKIESGQNAITSAADQMSAGVDTLKEQKAKLAEQKTQLESTLASLNEQKSQLETIQSALSDFMNSDTYTKTIPSLKEGANAPGEAGTALKAQLEQVNKQIATQFSGLSALGITVNTADDLPAAASAIAQTLIQVNTGIEQCQSGLDQIAQGETALLDAYDNLNSQAAISSISIGQQSAQLATAAASLDSSKKELEKSKDDALDKSNLNAVLTIDSLSQLLVAQNFDMPAGYVNDSNGTQYIVQVGDEIKSIDDLTNLVLMDMKLDGIAPIHVGDVADVEMTDNSDETYAIVNGNPGIILSMEKQTGYSTGDVTDRLLDKLDSLEKENDGLHATVLMNQGVYIDMVVKSVMQNMIVGAILAIFVLLLFLKDIKPTLVIAASIPLSVIVAVVLMYFTDITLNIISMSGLVLGIGMLVDNSIVVIENIYRLRGEGYSVKKAAVEGANQVAGAIFASTLTTVSVYAPIIFTDGITRQLFVDLALTVAFTLMASLVVALTFVPAIASGMLKKTKDIKHPWFERFKNWYGNVLGTCLRFKPVVFIAAVVLLVGSGALCMSRGMTFMDMDMESNQISLTIEAKDDEKLDFKQLTELSDKVMDKISDIKGIDTIGATAGGSSTMNLMSSGSDSVSMYILLDEKSDVSSDKVIDEIEKLTKNLDCKVTASSQAMDSSEFFGSGLSVRIKGNDIDKLQKLAGDVADILKDTNGVTDIDDGLGDTINELKITVDKEKAAKYGYTVAQVYQLVSGEISSQKSATTITTDIKDYEVYLQSAEQSDVTVDDIKNLTFTYKDNDGSEKEIPLSDICTISQEQTLSTIHRDAQTRYITVSGAVDENHNVTLLSDKIKSKINKLSIPDGYSIDMEGEDETINESMSQLGLMLVLAVIFIYLIMVAQFQSLLSPFIIMFCIPLAFTGGFIALFITGNELGIISMLGFIMLAGLIVNNGIVLIDYINQARREGMSKHEAIIDAGRTRLRPILMTAMTTILAMFTSAIGIGDGSDMIKPMAIAIIGGLVYGTILTLIVIPCIYDAFNREKSMVEEEL